Below is a window of Halobacillus amylolyticus DNA.
AGAAAGAAACTAAGGATACCATTGATTTTAAAAAGTCTTATGTAGATGTTATTGGTGAAAAAGGCGATATTGTCTCGGGTTTGTTTCTTGCTCAAATTGTTTACTGGTACCTGCCAAACAAAGACGGAAAATCAAAACTGCGAATCAAGAAGGAAGGACACTATTGGATCGCCAAAGAAAAGAAAGAATGGTATGAAGAAATAAGACTCACCCCTGCTAATTATCGAACAGCAATGAAAAGACTTGTTGAGGAAAATCTAGTAGTTAAAAAGATTTTTAAATTCGATAGTAAAACTGTTACACATATTCGTTTAAACATACCAGAATTCTTAAAACGGCTGAACCATGTGATGAAAGATCGCGAAGATCAAATTGATGATGATGTAAGTGACTTTGAAGAATACATTCAGGATGAAATAAATAAAGAAACTTCCCCAGATTCCACGTCTGACATGGGATATGTTGAATCAACACATCCAGAAATGTTGAATCAACACATCCAGAAGTGTCGATTCAACACGTCTAGACATGTTGAATCAACTCGTCCTTTAACAGAGAATACAGAAGAGAATACAACAAAGAATACAAACATAGATTCTTTTCATTCATCATCATCAATAGATAGAAAAAATACCATACATAGAGAAACACCCACGAAAAAAAATGATGATGATGATGAAAACATAAATAAATGTAATCTCCTAATCAATGAAAATAGTTGTTTTCAATATCTCTATCATTATCTTGAGAAAAAGAAGATTGCTAACAAGGATATAACACAAACAATTATTAAATGCTCCGAAAAGGAAATTACATCATTCACAAAAGCTGATCTTGATAAGCAATGGCTACGAGTAATTGATCAGCTTGAAAAGGGAAGTATTACGGTTTTTAGTAAATTCTTTGTTAATGGTCTAGCTATGATATTAAAAAATAAGAACATTAGAAAAAACCATCATGATCAAGTTCAACGAGATCAAGCTAAAGCTACAGAAAGAATACGGTCTAGGCAGCAATTAAGATCAAACCTTTATTATGACTGGTTAGAAAATAATGAAGAAGATTTTAATGAATCTGAAGACTATTAAACTATTTACAAGGGGTTGATAACTTGATTTCAACAGATATTAAGGCGCAATACGAAAAGGATTATGAAGCTTTTAAAAAGGAATGGTCCGAAGAAGATGAGGAACTCATGTGTGCTGGACAGCTCAGTTATTGGGTTTATTGGCTAAGTCAATCGGCTGAAGAAGAGAGGGATTTCGATAAAAAGAATAAGTTATTCACCCTTAAACATAATTGTATGGTGCTGCTTAAGAAAAGTCGGTACACTCAATTAAGAAAATACCAACCTAAAAAAGAGGTTAATACAAAATTATGTGACGGCCATAGAAAAATCATAAAGGATGAAGGTCATAATATTCACTGGTATCTACATAATCGGAAAGAGGAAATACTTACGTGCCCGAACTGTCAGAAGATGAACAAAGGGAAGTACAGTAATTATTACAGCTTGTTTTCGTTAGCCATTCTTAATGGCGATAGTAAGATTCTATACATTTTCTATGCTCCTTATCCCGTTATGAAAAAGTCGTTTCCACCTCTAAGGAATTTAAGATCAGTGAAACGGTATAGAGGTAATGAATTTGGGAGAATTAGGATAAATAGTCAAGACAACAAGAAATTAGAGAATATATTCTCTGTGGAGGATATCATTCAGGAAGTCACTAAAAGCTATGACCAGCTGGCAAAGCACCTTCATACAGAATAATAAGCCTATTTAAAATGTTTTTTTATTCGTACCAGGAGCGATTCGTTTGTTTGTGCGGTTTCGATAAAGAGCCATATAAGTATTCTTGCATAGCATTTTTGGTAAGTTCCTGAAGCTCATTGGATGATAATTCTATAATTCCTTCATGGTCAAGTGTTTTCCACTTGTAAGGGTGGATCTCGCCTTTTGGTTTTAATGGCTTAACATCAATATGGTGTTTTAAATACATCTGTTGCCTTACGTGGTTGAGATCAGTTTGTACGGATTCCATAACCGCATCCAATTTATCTAAATAAACATTCCTTGTTTTAAAATCATCAAAGAGTTTTTGATCACGGTTAAACACTTTTAAGACAAGGGGCAGCGTAATATACTTCATTAAAATATTTTCCATGTCTGGATCCATATTAATCACCTTCTTAGTATTATTATAGCTTTAAGAAAAAGATCCAATGGATTTAAGGGTGTTGACTTGTATAATGGCTCTGGAATTGGAACGGCATCATTCCTTTGAAAATAAACGCTTAAAGAAACCAGGCTTTTTAGATTCATCCTCTTCCTCTTCTTGTTTGCTGGATGCTGCTATTTGTCGTTTTGTTTCAAGTGTTTGATTAATGGCATTCATAAGCTGTTCATCTCTTTGCTGCAATCGATTGTCAAGATATTCTTGCTGTTGATCCAAACGGTTAATTAATTCTTTATTTAGGTCGATCATTTGTTGCATTTGCTCTTCCTGTTGCTCCTGAAACTCCCTAAATTTATCGTAACTGATATAACGCTGTTCAGGTGATACATCAGTTGTGTCACGGGGTGACACATCATTCTGTTGAACCCATGACATGACGGCATTTGATGCCTGTTCTAGTGTCATATCAGGGTGGTTTTTGGTTTCCATCAATCTACGCATCACCATAACATCTTTATCAAAATAACCTCGATGCCCTTTTTCATTTTTATGAAAACGATAGCCAGCTTTGTGTAATACGTTCGCGTATTTTCTTAGCGTGGATAATTTTAAATTGAGAATCGAAGCTACATCACTAGCATTATAAATAGTCACTTTTTGTGTATCATCTGACATAACACTACCCCCTCATTCAAATTGATTATAACAGCTATATCACTCCCTGACACAACCTAAAACAAAAATGCTTTTTTCATAGGGCATACGAAGTGATATAGGGGTTATATCATATGTTTTTATTATTCGAAAGAAAGGGATCAAATTCCTTTGTTGTAAAACGGCTTTTATTGTAGAAACCATTAACTGGTGAAACTGGAAGTGTTATGATAGAGGCATGCAGTAGTCGGGTTTTTCTCAAGGGGTGGTCGGCGCACTCCCGTTGTTTGTTGTGTCTTGCGACATGCTATAACGGAAGGGGGTGTGCCATATGACTGTATACCAGATCATTATGGTGTCGTTGGCAACAGCGTCACTCATTGTGGCTATACTGTCGCTTTTTCATAAAAAAAAGAAATAGACCCCCCTTGAGTTAACGGCTCCGGTGGTCTATTTCTAATCCACTAACGCCGACCCCCCTTGCAGGGGAAATCGACTTATTGCTGACCGGAGGTATGCCCTTACCTTCGGTCTTTCTTTATTTTATGGTGGAATACTGTTTCTATGCTTATTATAGCACGGAATGAATCATTACAAACAGTATATGGATTAAAATTCTCTACTGGAAGAAATATTGCGGTACAAAGATATAACCTGTTCATGCTTTTTATTCCATTGTTCATCGTTCATCAATGGTATATTAAAGGCGTTCTCCATGGTTGTCATCAGGTCCGATAGTTCATTTGTTTTCTTTTCTTTACTCCAATCAGAGTCCAGGATCATTTCATAATGTTTACGAATATCATTTAATTCCATACCATCAACCTTTTTAGTTGAGACGCTTAAAGCGTCTCTTATTACTTCCCTAAGTTCAACATATCATCTGACATATCCTCAAAATCGTCGTTATCCTCACTGCTTACCGTTGCTTCCTCATTCGTGATATGACGTGTTGTATCAGGTGATATAGCCCTTGACTGTGCTATATCACCTTGATCAAATTTCTCTTTTAATAAGCGAAGGGCCATACGAATGTATTTTGACTGCTGCCTTTTCGGAAGTTGGTTTAAGAATTTATGGATATCAGCATCTTCTTCCAGATCATAAGAGAAAAGCTTTCGTTCAGTTGTACTCATGCAATCATCCTTTCTTTGCTATAGCATGAGCAAATTTATAATATCCTTCCACATTGGCTAATTGACTGTTTTCAACAATTTCAAGGGTATCTTCCCCAAAATCAACGCTGAATTGTTGAGCAACAATTTGTGAACCTCCACCTGTCACAATGAATTGATCAATATGATCTCGACTAGCAAGCGTCCGATCAACTTTAGATATTAACGTATCAACAAAGTCATTAATTGCTTGATTAGCTTCTTTTTCAAATGGAATCTTCTTTCGTGCAGAAAGCTCAACTGTGTAATTATTACGGATACCTTCCTCAATCATGGATTCATCCAAGTTCTTTGCATCATGTTCTTTCCGTATTTGGTTAGCGATGGATTTGTAAACATCAATCATACCTTCATAATAGGTTTCTGATTCATCTTCTATACGCTTCATGTTCTTATACGTATCAAGAATCGTTGTCCCTGCTCCAAAGTCCAATACTGATAGGGTACTCGTTTTCAAGTCTTTATGAATTTTAGCATCATCGGTCATATACAGATTGAGCAGCGTTCCTAATGGCTGTTCCAGAATTCGAACATCTTTCACATTTACGACTTTCTCCATATCACCACGGGTAATTAAATGTTTCCCTGTTAAAAATTCTTTAAGCTGACTGTCAGCTGAGGTTTTAATTTCCCGAGACGGCATGCCGGTGACCACCACAACGTCCTTTAAGACATCTTCTTCAAAATCACTAGCCAATTCGGCCAGTATGAACTGAGATAAAAGCTTAAATCGTTTACTGTCATAACGGTTGTTATGTGTGTAAGTATTAAGAAGCTTACGAGCTTCTACTGCTTCTTTGATACCCTCGCCCCACACATATGAGGTACCTTCATCCATCGGTGACTTGAAGATCTGATATTCCTTTTCGCCTCCGAACTGTTCTGCTATGGAACTGTCACCGAGAGCACTTTCCTTTGCAATCATACTTGGTGCGATTAGAGTTCTTTTTTCACTTTTTGCTTTCACAAAACCGTTTCCAACATCAAAGGCAAATATCTTCATCCTTTGCTCACCTCAATATATATTGTAGTATATCCTAATTACTTAATTCCAATATAATATATTACAGTATATAATACAAGATATAATTAAATTTAAATCATATTTGAGTATATACTACAGGATATTTTATAACACAGTATGAGTTACAGTATATACTAAGGAAGTAGAAAAAAGTAAACCTGAGTTGAACAGGTTTACATCGTTAATTCCATACTTTTTTCCTTGGACTTCTCATGATCTTTACCGGTATCTTTTTCATGTTTTTTCTCTAGATCAGATTTGTTATTTAATTTCTTTTCAATGTCTTGGAACTTTTTAAGTTCCTGACCATATTTTTGTGGGTTTCGTTGTATCACATAAATGGCTTTTCTGATTTGTTGAGTTTTCATTTTGTCGATTTTTTGATTGAGTTTACTTTCTAACTTATTTACTTTATCAAGAGCTGATTTATGCCGTCTTGGATTTTTTTCAAGATGAATTCGTAAAGTGTCCAGCTTATTTTTAGTTTCAACGACTTTCAATACATACCGTCTTGGATTTTTCTTTAATACATCAATGGCTTTATTTAAATCTTTATTTTTTCTTTTTTCCATTGCGTTCGTAATTTTATTTTCAGCACCATTAATTTTAGCTAATTCTGTTTTATATTTACGTGGGTTTTGGTTTAATTCATTTTTTAGATCGTTTAGTTTTTCCTTCGCAGTAGATAATTCCTTAAAAGATAAATTACTTAAATTCGCCTTTTGATTTTTAGTAGGTGTGTCTTTATCTATAGAGGATATGCGTTTTCCAGAATCATGATTTTGGTCTAGTGACATTTCAGGTTTTGAATGTCTGGATGGACTCATATTTCTTGCTTTATCAAATAGTTCTTCTAGAATTTCATAAAGTTGTTGATTTACATGATCTTTCGCATCCATTCAAAAAACCTCCGTTTATTTTTTATACTTGTCGGGTTTATTTTGATTAATATAGTTTGCAAATACTTTAAATAGTTCCTCCCGATCTTCCATCGTTAAATGTTCCATTTCAAAATACTTTTCTGCTAACGCCCCTGTTTGAATTAAACGATTAGCTCTTTTTTTCCGTTCCTTATCATTAGCAAATCGTTCAATTTGTCTTTTTCGTTCTTTCAACTGAGAAATCCTTTTTTCTTTTTCCGAAATGGGTCTTTTTTTAACCATTGTTTTCATTTAAAACTTCAGTTTTTTCCTGTACATCTTTAGATTCATTTTCGAAATATTGCTGAGCATTTCCCTTTAAAGAATCAATAACTTCTTTAGCCTGGTCAATATCTTCAATATCCCATGTATCCATTAAATATTGACCGATTTCTTTTTGTGCTTTTTCAATATAATGTTTTTGACGATTTTGCATTTGTTTGATTTTCTCTTCAAGCTTCTGAGCTTGTGATAAAGGATCTCGTTTTGTCATTAGAAATTCTCCTTTATGGTTTATGTTTAAGAATATTATACAATTTAACAACTGGAAAGTCTACCATTTCCAACCAAAATGTGATACAATGATCACTAAGGATTTTTTCTTAGTGCCCATTTATACCCCTTGACAGGGGAAAATGGGAACTCGCTTTTCGCTCGAATAAATCTCTGGCGATAATATAATTTTGTCTTACGTCAATTGACCCGCAGGGGCTAAAAGATAAGGAGGTGAAAGGATATGTCATATTTTTTGTTTATGGCTCAGGTTATTAATAAGTCTGATCGTTCTGCTGTAGCTTGTGCTGCATATCGTAGTGGTGAATCTCTTTATTCAGAACGTGATGGATTAACCAAAAATTATAAAGAACGTGAAGTTCAACCAGAATCTTATATTCTTTCACCTGAAAACTCACCTGATTGGGCTAAGAATCGCGAGAGATTATGGAATGAAGTCGAGAAGACTGAAAAGCAAATTAATTCACAAATAGCAAGAGAAATTGTTGTTGCATTGCCAAAAGAATTATCCAAAGAAAACCAATCTGATTTGCTTTTAGAATTCTGTAAAGAAAATTTTTCTGAAGAAGGAATGGTTGCAGACGTTTCTATTCATCGAGATAAAGATCATAATCCACATGCACATATCATGCTTACCATGCGACCTTTTAATGAAGATGGAACATGGGGTAATAAAAGGAAAAAGGTAAACGGTAAATCTGAACATTTAACAAATTGGAATAGAAAAGAAACATTAGTTAATTGGAGGAAAAACTTCGCTGAAAAGATAAATGAGAAATATAAAGAATTAGATTTGGAGAACAGAGTTTCACATGAAAGTTATGAAAAACAAGGAATCGATAAAGTAGCTCACATTCGATTAAAAAGAGAAGATTATCAATTTGAAAAACGTGTGAAAGAAGAAGCTGAAAAAACAAGGAAGCCATATGAACCGGCTACGTACTACGGGAAATTAAATAAGGAAATTTATGAAATCAACAAAGAACTAGATTCTCATAAAGAAAAGCAAAAAGTTGTTACGACTGATGATGCTAAAACCAATAACAACATTAATAAATCGTTAAAAGAAATTCGTAAAAATCAATCACTGAATGATGTACAAAAGTCAGCTTTAGTTATGGTTGCTAAACGAGCAAAATCATATGTAGATTTTGCTGTTGCAAACAAAGTGTATAAGGAGATTTCCGAAGGAAGTTGGCAGAAGAAGTTAGAAAATCAAAGACTAAAAATTCAAGCTGAAAAGAACCTTGTGAACAAGGCTCATCATGTTTACAAAGAAAACCCTAAAGAAGTCGGTT
It encodes the following:
- the mobQ gene encoding MobQ family relaxase, which codes for MSYFLFMAQVINKSDRSAVACAAYRSGESLYSERDGLTKNYKEREVQPESYILSPENSPDWAKNRERLWNEVEKTEKQINSQIAREIVVALPKELSKENQSDLLLEFCKENFSEEGMVADVSIHRDKDHNPHAHIMLTMRPFNEDGTWGNKRKKVNGKSEHLTNWNRKETLVNWRKNFAEKINEKYKELDLENRVSHESYEKQGIDKVAHIRLKREDYQFEKRVKEEAEKTRKPYEPATYYGKLNKEIYEINKELDSHKEKQKVVTTDDAKTNNNINKSLKEIRKNQSLNDVQKSALVMVAKRAKSYVDFAVANKVYKEISEGSWQKKLENQRLKIQAEKNLVNKAHHVYKENPKEVGYYGFNPSSYKEQMKEKIDQLKKRERSYNDEKAKFEAVLKKAELAHEIQKGFTEQEFKHLYPDAADKYKPEEKYHAVQYFKDTGRLMDEKNVQSYAKDKDTSTTVQVPSILSQTRNISKSIFILDRALNKQSRNRTEALKQKQFDEAYKASNKIEQYTLQKKNLSKEIEGNKKLLKSALDKHYGYDTQITNTEALIQLNTKITDGRSKGNIRQDIKQIQADNNHVKGKGNYDQTPQQKIESQYMSHVADGMLQSLDEIQKANEEQKYRKEPTKKRRRGKQRRKDDELEL
- a CDS encoding DUF3967 domain-containing protein, which encodes MSDDTQKVTIYNASDVASILNLKLSTLRKYANVLHKAGYRFHKNEKGHRGYFDKDVMVMRRLMETKNHPDMTLEQASNAVMSWVQQNDVSPRDTTDVSPEQRYISYDKFREFQEQQEEQMQQMIDLNKELINRLDQQQEYLDNRLQQRDEQLMNAINQTLETKRQIAASSKQEEEEDESKKPGFFKRLFSKE
- a CDS encoding ParM/StbA family protein; translated protein: MKIFAFDVGNGFVKAKSEKRTLIAPSMIAKESALGDSSIAEQFGGEKEYQIFKSPMDEGTSYVWGEGIKEAVEARKLLNTYTHNNRYDSKRFKLLSQFILAELASDFEEDVLKDVVVVTGMPSREIKTSADSQLKEFLTGKHLITRGDMEKVVNVKDVRILEQPLGTLLNLYMTDDAKIHKDLKTSTLSVLDFGAGTTILDTYKNMKRIEDESETYYEGMIDVYKSIANQIRKEHDAKNLDESMIEEGIRNNYTVELSARKKIPFEKEANQAINDFVDTLISKVDRTLASRDHIDQFIVTGGGSQIVAQQFSVDFGEDTLEIVENSQLANVEGYYKFAHAIAKKG